Genomic DNA from Deinococcus aetherius:
CGGTGGCCGTCCCGCCATCAGAAAGGGAGGGAGCCGACCGCTTCACCGGGAAGCCAAAACCCGGGTCCTGAGTTGACGTGAGGGGCCCAGCGTAAGCATCTCCTACCAGGCTAAAGGGCCAGCGGCCCTTCTCCCGACCTGGATCTGCGGGCAGGACCGCCGCCCGCTTCCCTGCCACCGCTGCGCTCGCTTCACCTATGACGAGGGCCTCGGGGTGAAGGGCGCTGGCGACGGATGGGGGGCAGCCGTGAGCGCCGGAGCGTGAGGAGCATCCCCAGCACACCCACCAGCAGGAGCGCGTCGGGGAGGTGGGCCCCGGCAAGGCGCGGCCCCTCCAGCCGTCGGACCAGCGGGCGGACGGTCAGCAGCACACCGGACGCCTTGTCCAGCAGCAGGGCCAGGGCATCGCCGAACACCCCAGCCGCCAGCCAGGCGAGTGCCCGGCGCAGGTCGCGTGACAGCCACCCGCTGAGCAGGAGGACCACGACCACCAGGCCGACCATCACCTGCAGCGCGATGGCCGCCGTCAGCCAAGGCGAGAGGAACCAGGTGTGGTCCGCAGGGGACGACAAGTGCCTGAGCAGCGGGAGCACGTTTGGCCCGTGGGTCAGGGCCCACCCATCCCAGAGGATCACGGTCACGGCCAGCACCAGCAAGACGATCAGAAGGAACCGGGAAGAGCGTCGCTCCTGCTCCCCAGTGTTGATGCCTGGGCGGCGGGACGCCTCATCGCTGATGTGGACGGGTAGGTCCGCCCGGGAACGGCCCGGTCCCCCCGTCCCGGCGGGAGCGTCCAAAGAGGGCTGGCCCGGCAGGACGTGGGTCTGCTCCAGGCCCACTGGATGGTCTGCTCCAGAGCCTGAAACGCTGGGAAAGGAGCGGGCCTCGTATGCCAGCAGGAGCAGATTATTCTCCAGGATGTACCGGGGCGTCTGCGTTTCATCCAGTTCCAGATGCAGGTGCTGCGTCCGGACGTTTACTTTAATGTGACGTGCCCCCGGCAGTCTAGCCACAATTCGAACCACGTCCTGGGCACGGTATTCACTGTCCATCCGGGCCACGTGGTAATCGAGCACGGTCGGGGGAAGGGTCACATTTCAATTATACCTGTGGGCCTGTTCAGATGTGGGGCGTTCAAGGTGCCTATCCTCCCCAAGGGGCTCACTTGTCCTACTGCACGGAATCAACGGAAGAGCTGCACCATCGAATCTGTGAACGTCGGGGCAGTCCAGCAACGACTTGCAAACGGTTGGGGCACCAGTACATTGAGATCACCCTGCGCTCCGCGGTGAATAGTGCCAGGACCGCCGACGCGCAGGTGCGCCGCTGGCGATGGCAAGCGAGACCATCAGGATGAGCCAAACTCCGATTCATCTCTCACGCTGATCCGGCATACTGGCTTGGCCGCGGGTGCGGCGTCCCGTCTGAGTGACGCCCCCGACGATAACCGAAGACTTCAACGTTGCCCCAGGGGCAGCCTGCTCCCGTACACGGACCACCCGTTGCGAATCTTCGGTCATCACGGCGCTTTCGGAGGTGTAGGTGACCATGACTCCAGCCCCCCGTCCCGACGACGTTCCCCTGACGGTGCGGCGGCCACACGAGCTGCGCCGCGATGACGTGCGGGCGGGCGCCCCAGCACGTCCAGACCCCTGGACCGACCCTGATCAGCCGTTCGGAAGGCGCAGGGCGTGCTTCCAGCCAATTCCCGCCTTGCCCCGCCCCTGAGGAGTACCTCCATGCTGAGCTTGCCAAGCACCCCGACGTTGAAAGGCACGGCCGCCTCGGCCGTGTTCACCCTGGGTCTCCTGACCAGCGGGTGTGTCGCGCCTGAGGCGTCAGGGACCGATCCGGCTCCCGGCACGCCTCCCACTACCGAGGGTCCTCCCAGTGCCGCGCCACCTCCAACACCGCGCCTGACGGTCTCGCCCGATGGGCGGCGCCTGCAACGCACGGATGGGCAGCCCTTCTTGTACTGGGCGGACACCGGGTGGGAACTCTTCCACCGCCTGAACCGCGAGGACGCCCGGCAGTACCTCCAGACGCGCGCCGCGCAGGGCTTCACGGTGATTCAGGCCGTCGCCCTCGCCGAGATGGATGGCCTGACCGTCCCCAACGCCCAGGGCGACCTGCCCCTGGTAGGCAAAGACCCGACTCGCCTCGCCACAACTCCGGGGAACAATCCCGCTAACCCCGCCGAATACGACTACTGGGACCATGTGGATTATGTGGTGGATCAAGCCGCCTCGCTGGGCTTGACGGTCGCCCTGCTGCCAACCTGGGGCCGCTGGGTGAACGACCAGCCCATCTTCACCCCCGAGTCGGCCCGCTCATACGGGGTGTTCCTGGGCCAGCGGTACGGGGACAAGCCGGTCATCTGGGTCCTGGGCGGCGACCGGAATCCGGAGACGGAGGAGCAACGCGCCGTGTGGCGGGCGATGGCCGAAGGCATTGAGCAGGGCGTGGGGGGACGTGACCGGGCCCTGATCACCTATCACCCGCGCGGGGGCAAGACCTCCGCCGAGTACTTCCACACCGAGCCGTGGCTGGATTTCAATCTCTGGCAAACCGGGCATTGCCGCGATCAGCGCGAGGCCGAGAAGGTGCTGAGTACCTTCAAGCGCACTCCTGTCAAGCCGGTCATCAACGCCGAGCCCGTGTACGAACAGCACACCGTCTGTAACGATCAGAAAAATGGCTACGCCGATGAGGTGGACGTGCGCAACGTGGCGTACTGGAGCACCTTCGCGGGGGCGGCCGGACACGCCTACGGCCACCGGGTGATCTGGGGATTTGACGTCTATGACGGCGACAAGGCGTGGCTGAAGGCGCTCTCGGCGCCAGGAGCCCGGCAGTTGCAGCTTCTCAGGAAGCTGTTAGAGTCGCGTCCAGCCCAGGGACGGGCGCCGGACACGACGCTGGTGAAGGGGAGCTTCACCGGGGCCCGGCCCGTGGTGGCGGTGCGGGGCAGGGATTATGCCTGGGTGTACCTGCCGGATGGCGGCGCGGTGACGGTCACGCTGGGGCGGGTGGGTGGAGTGCAGGTGCGGGCGTCGTGGCTCGACCCCAGAACGGGGCGAACGACGGTGATCAGCACCTTCTCGAACTCCGGCGAGCGGTCCTTTTCCGCTCCATCGCGCGGGCGTGGCCAGGACTGGGTCCTGCGGATTGAGAACCCCTGACACGGGACCCGTTCCCCCAAGGGTTTACACCCAGTGCAGGGCGGCGTCCAGACGTGGACGAATCTCGACCAACCTGTCGTCCTCCTTTAGGGGTTCGACCTCCGCCTGTTGCAGGTAGGACCTGTGACTGTCCAACGGTGTGCGTGACCCCGTCTGGCGACTCGCGAAGGCGGCGCGCTGAGCCCCGTGCATCGCTCACACCCTCAGGGCGTTCCGCCAAACCCCGCCACTGCGCCCTTTGACCTCCCCTTCTTTGAACTCCAGAGCCCGTCAGCGAAGCAAGTCCTCAACAAGGGTCAGGTGGCTCAGCGGACTCTGCAAAACCTGTCCTGCACGCGGCGTGATTCTCGACGCGGGTGACGGACACGGGTGGAGCACGCCCTGTCCGCGGTGTCTCTGCGGCACGAGCACCTGTGAAGGGCGGCGAAGAGGTGATCTTAAAAGGGCCTTTCGGGGAGCCCCCGTTCGCTCCCATGTGACTCGTAGGAAGCAACGGGACCTCGGCGAGGACGCTCCTCTCGTCGTTACTGCCCGGTCTCTGTCCCTGACCTTCCGGCCTGCCCCAATCGGTGTGGAGGCTGCCTGGCGCGCCCTGTCCTCCCCGGCGCTAGGCCAGCCCTCGGCGGTCCAATGGAAGGACTCCTCATCTGCGCGCCTGATCATTCATCAACCTTTTAAACACGCTTGATAAGGTGCCGCACGCTGATGCGACGCTCTCTGCTCACGGCGCTGGTCCTCACGGCCGCCAGCCTCTCCGCTGCCACCCCCGTCACAGTGCAGTCGGGCGACACGCTGACCCGACTCGCTCTCCGGTCCGGCACCACGGTGGCGGCGCTGCGGCGCGCGAATCCCGGGGTCGGCGTGGACGCTCTGCGGGCCGGTACCGTTCTCCGGCTGCCGGAGTTCCGCAGCGAGACGCGGGCCTGGACCGTGCGCGCTGGAGACACCCTGTCCCGGATCGCCCAGCGTCAGAACCTGACCCTCCAGGCCCTGCTGAACGCCAACCCGGCGCTGGACCCCCGGCGCACCCTGCGGGTGGGGCAGCGGCTCACCCTCCCCGCCGCGCCGCTGGCCCGCACGCGCACGGCGGTCATCCTGCGTCCCGCCTCGGTGCGGGTGAGCGCCGTGCGGCCCGTGCAGGGCCGGCTTACGACACCGTTCCGGGCCACCCACCCCGGTCTGGACCTGGCCGCTCCCAGCGGCACGCCAATCCGCGCCGTCCTGCCCGGCACCGTCACCGAGTCCCGCTTTGACGGCCAGGGCGGCTGGGGCTGGACGGTGGTCGTCGATCACGGCGGCGGGCTCACTTCCCGCTACAGCCACAACAGCGCCAATCTCGTCCGGGTCGGGGCACGGGTGAACGCCGGCGAGGTGATCGCCCGGGTCGGCAGCACCGGAAACAGCAGCGGCGCCCATGTGGACTACCGCCTCTCCCAGGGAGGCAAGGCCGTCGATCCTTCTCACCTCCAATGAGTTCCCTGCTGGGCGGTCACCGCCGGGTACCGACCAGGAAGATATTGGGCCAGGGCCGGTAGGTGCTCTTCAGAGTGTCTTGTTTGAACGTCTGCCCCTCCCGCACGAAGCGGCGCGTCACTTCCATCACGGCACCGGGAGCGGCCCAATCCACCTGCTTGCGCGCCCCGGCGGGCAACGTGGCGTCCCGGATCAGGCGGTCCGGGGGCGCGGGGGTGCTCTTCAGGGTTTGCGGTGTCCCGACCTCCACCGTGAAGTCGCGCGCCCGGCCGAACACACTGACCGTCAGGCGGGTCTCCTCGTCGTTCCACTCGCTCTGGAACCACAGCGCCCCGCCCGTGTCGTTAGCGAACGTCAGGTCGAGGTTGGGCTGGTAGATGGTGCCGTCCAGACCCTGCGGGTCGTAGTACCGCACCTGGTACGAGTGGTTGCGCCGCTCGAGGATCGGCAGGCCCGCGCTGTACAGGGTGCGGAACACGGTCGTGCTCACCTGACAGATGCCGCCGCCGACCCCGTTGGCCGTGCGGTCACCGGCGATGACGAGGCCCGTGACGAAGCCCGTGCGCATGTTGATGGGTCCCACCATCTGGTTGAAGGAAAACGTCTTGCCTTCCAGCAAGCGGTCCTGAAAGCGGCTGGCCCCAACGTGGATGTTCGTCACGCGCTCGGGGCTGCTGCCGTAATAGTTCGTCTCGCCCGTGCCCAGGTGGGCCGTGATCCCGCGCGACAGGAAGTAGTCGAGCGTCCGCTTGGGCGCGGTCTGTCCAGTCACGACGACGTTCGCCTTCACCCCACGCGGGTCTTTGAGGGCGGCGAGGACGTTCGCCCGGGTCTTGGTCTCGTCCACCGTCAGACTGCCTCTCTGCACGACCGCCCAGCCGTCCCAGAGGTTCTCGAAGCGGGCGTTTTGGGGCTCCCGGGGCAGGTCGGCCAGGAACTCCCGCAGGTCCGCTTCCAGGCTGGCGGTGATCACCCTACGGGAGCGCAACTCCGCCACACGGGGGCCGGGCAGGGTCAGGGTACGGCTGAAGGGCACCGTCGTCTTTTTGCCATCCACCAGGGCGGGCCACTGCGCCTGCACCGTGATCAGCAGCGGCGCCGTCCGGGCAGGCCGGGTGGGCGGGGTCGGAGCCGCAGTCGGCTCGGGTGCGGGTGCCGGGACAGGCGACGGGGCCGGGGCGGGCGCAGGAACAGGCACCGGAGCCGTCGTCGATGAGGAAGGCGGGGCAGACGGGAGGGGCAGCGCAGGAATGTCCAGGCTCGTCTGCGCGGTCGCATCCCCCAGCCAGATGCTGACGAGCAGGGCGGCACCCCAACGGCTTGAGATCATGCTGGCAGTATCCCACGGGCTCAGCTTCACCTGTCGCCGTCCCCCAGGGGCGGGGTTGAGCATTCCGGCTGGCTCAGTTCCTGCCCAGCTCCTGCTGTTGAGGTCGTGGCTCCACGTTTCGCATCCACCAATCCACCACTCCTGCTCAATGGCACGGCTGTGGTGCGCCCACACGTCCTCGAAACTCGCCCGCTGCTGGGCCACGGCCCCCGCGTCGCTCGTGGCGAGCATCGCCTCATTCAGGCCGAGGGAACCCCAGGACGAGAAGTGGAAATTCATGCTGCCCGCCAGCACCAGGCGGTCGTCCACGGTGAAGGCCTTGGTGTGCATCCCGAAAGTGACGTACCGGGCCTCGAAACGGTCCTCGATGCCGCGCCGCCGGGCCTCCAGGCGCAGGAGGGCCACGCCGCTGCGTTTGGGTTGGCGGTCGATACCGTAGTCCACCATCAAGACGCGGACCTTCACGCCTCGTTCCATCGCCCCCAGAGCATGACGCGCACGGTCATGCCGTCGGGGTAGCGCTCGGGGAACGCGGCCACGTCCCGCCGCAGGGCGGCGATGGCCCCGGCGACCCCCGCCCCCGGGGCGTCCGGGTCGTCGTCCCAGATCATGTTGGCGATCAGCAGTTCCCGGCGCGTCTGGCGCAGCCCGTCCGCCAGCAGGTCAAAGGCCCCTCCCGGCCTGCGCGGCTGGGCACTGTAAGCGGGGTCCGCGTTCGGGAAGTGCAACAGCCCTTCCATCCGGTTCCCGCAGCTCAGTGCCGCGCCCTGTCCCCGCGTCCGTTCGAACAACAGGCGGTCGAGGGGCGCTTGGGGCACCGGACATGAGTTCAGGCCCAAACCGTCGAGGGCGGCGGTGTCGGGCGCGGGAAGCTGGCCAGCCCCCAAGCCACGCGACGGAGGAGCACAGGACCCACCTTCAGTAACGAACTGGCCTTTGACGGGCTGACGGAACCAGGATTCAAGCGCGGAAACTCCTCGCGGCCTCCTGGGCGCCGCAGAGAGCCTCTCCATGGCGGGACTGGGGGCCTCGTCTGTTCCGTCTGTTCGGGCAAGGCGGCAGGAAAGGTGGGACGGGTGACCCTGAACTCGATCTCAGTTTCCCATACAATACATCTATGAACATATGCTCATACGTACTATTACGAGACGGCGGTGCTTGACAGGACCGTCTATATCCCCACCATCAGGCGTTCACTCAGGAGCAGTCCAGAATTTAATATGGAGGTGCCTTCCTTGCTGCTCCTGGCGGCCTACCTGGTGTGGATGTGGGCGCGGCTGCGCGCGAACCGGGAAGAGGGCGGGCGATGAGCCTCCCCGCTCCCCTTCCGCAGGCCCGGCGACGTCGCCGCAGCCCGCTGCCCGCCCTCCTCGGGGTGGTCGCGCTCGCCTCTCTGACGGCCTTTATCGCCTTCGGGAACCTGGGCAAGAGCCTGGAATACTTCGTCACACCCACCGAGTACCTGCAACAGCGCGCCGAGTACGAGGGCCGCCCCCTGCGCATCGGCGGGCTGGTGAGGGCGGTGCGGTACGACCCGCAGACCCTCGACCTGAGATTCGACGTGACCGACGGCGGCGCCACCTTCCCGGTGCAGTACCGCGGCGCGGTGAGCGACCTCTTCAAGGAGAACCAGGGGGTCGTGGTGCGCGGCGAGTTCGAGGGGAACACCTTCCACGCCTCTGAACTCGTCGTGAAGCACTCCGAGGAGTACCACGTGCCGAAGACGCAGGGCGAACTCAAAGACATGCTGAGGCAGAGCGAGTGAGGACTTGCCGACCATGCTGAATCTGATCTCCTTTCAGGCGAGCACGCTCGGGGCGCTGGGACAACTGGCGCTGCTGGCGGCCCTCGCCTTCACCCTGGGCGGCACCTGGCTCGCGATGGTCGGCGGGCTGAGGGCCGACGCCCGGGCGACCGAGGCGGCGCGGCGGGCGGTGTGGGCCGTCTTCGGCCTCGTGAGCCTCGCCTCGCTGGTCCTGATGACGGCGCTGTTGGGCAACGACTTCTCGGTGCGGTACGTGGCCGAACACTCCATGCGGGCCTCGCCGACCTGGGTCAAGGTCACGAGCCTGTGGGGGGCGCTGGAGGGCTCGATCCTGCTGTGGGCGTGGTTGCTCGGGGGCTTCGCCTTCCTACCTCGTGGTGCCCGCCTTCGATGTTCAGAGCCGGTGGGCGAGCGTTCACCTGATCGGGAGCCCGCTCGTGGCGTGAATCTGGTGGGGCACGTTGATCGTGGTGCTGGGTGCAGGCCTGACACTCGTGACGCCTCGGCGGGCGCTGGGGCGCGTGCCCGTGACGCGGACGGCCCCGGCAACGGATGAGCTACCACCCCCCGGGAAAGAGAGTGGATGTATGACGGAGACTTCTCCGAACCCGAAACGGACGGCCCCCCTGTGGCGACGTCTCCTTCCCCCGTTGCTGGCCGCTGCCCTCGCCGGTGTGCTGGGAGCGGCGCTGCTGAACCCGGCGCGCAACACCCCGGACGGTGGGCCGCTGATCGACAAGCCCGCTCCCGCCTTCACCCTGGAGAGTCTGGATGGCACCAAAGTCAGCCTGGCCGCTCTCAATGGCCGCCCGGTGGTGGTGAACTTCTGGGCCTCGTGGTGCACGCCGTGTCGGGAGGAAGCGCCCCTCCTCCGCGAACTCAGCGAGCGGCAGACAGGGGGAACAGGCCTGGCCGTGCTCGGCATCCTCTTTCAGGAGACCCGGGAGCAGAATGCCCGCGACTTCATCCGCGAGTTTGCCCTCGCCTACCCCTCGCTGCGCGACCCCGGCATCAACACCGGGATCAACTACGGCGTGTCGGGCATTCCCGAGACGTTCTTCATCGACCGTGAGGGCGTGATCCGCGACAAGGCCTCCGGCGGCCTCACCCGCGAGCGGCTGAACGCGGGGTTGGACAAGATCGGGGTAGAAGGGCTGTGAGCAGTCAGGGGGCCGTGCTCATGCTGCGAGGAATTCTCACCCTCGCCCTGGGTCTGCTACTGTCCGTCTCCCTGGCCCTGACGCCTAAGCAGGAGGCACGGGCGAAGTACCTCGGGTCAAACCTGCGGTGCCCGATCTGCCCCAATGGGCGGGACGCGGACGACCGGATCACTGCCCTGCGCGCCCGGCAAAACGACCTGGATCCCGGCCTCAAGGTCTACGCCGCCAACTGAGCGAGTTGCCACGGCCCGAACGGTCAAGGCGGCCTGGGCCCGAACCTGCGCGTCTCCACTCTGTCGCGTGAGGCGCTGCGGGGCGTGATCGTGAACGGCAAGGGGGCCATGCCCGCCTACCCGAACCTGAAGCCCGACGAGCTCAACGCCCTCCTCGACGTGCTGGAGCGGTGGCAGAAGGAAGGCGAGTAACTTCCACGTCGGCTAACGCTTCTCGTCTGGTGTGTAGGCGAACAGGGACAACAGGGCAGAGCTGACGTCCCGGAAGATGGGCGCGGCCAGTTGCGATCCCTGGTACTCGCGTTTGGCCCCGCGCACCATCACCGCGACCGTGAATCGCGGTTGCGCCGCGGGGAGGAAGCCCGCGAAGGTGCTGGAGAACACCTCGCCGCTGTAACGGCCGTCCACCGCCACCTGCGCGGTGCCGGTCTTGCCGTCCACGTGGTACCCGGGCAACTCGGCCTTCCCCCGGATGCCGTCGTCGATTACCCTACGCAACAGCTCGCGTATCCGGGTCGCGGTCTCCCGGCGCAGCACCCGCCTCGTCCCGGCCACGTCGCCGGGGAAGAGACGTGGGGAAACGTACCGCCCGTCGTTTGCCAGCACGTTGAAAGCCGCGACGAGTTGCAGGGTGGTGACGGTCAGGCCCTGCCCGAAGGACATGGTGGCCTGTCCCAGGGCGCTCCAGTCCTGCGGGTCCCGCAGAAGGCCGTCCCCGGCGGGCAGGCCCAGCCGGACCGGCTGACCCAGGCCGTAAGCGGTGAAGTAGCGGTACAGCAGCTCCGGGGGCACGCCCTCGACGAGCCGGGTCATGCCGACGTTGCTGGAGTAGCGCAGGATCTGCCGCGTTGTGAGCCGGGCAGGATGCGAGACGAGGTCGTTGATGGTGGCCCCCGCGTACCGGCGCCACATCGGGGTGTCGTACGGGGTGTCCGGCGTGGTGCGGCCCTCGTCGAGCAGGGCGGCCACTGTGAGGGCCTTGACCACGCTGCCCGGCTCGTACTCGTCCAGCGCCGCCCGGTTACGCCAGCGGTCGGGCGGGACCTGCGTCCAGGCGTTGGGGTCGAAGCCTGGCACCGACGCCACGGCACGCAACTGGCCGGTGCGGGTCTCCATCACGACGGCGGAGGCATACTGGGCGTCGGTACGTTCCACGGCCTCAGTCAGGAGAGCCTCGACAGCGGCCTGCACGCGGGTGTCCAGGGTGAGGGTCAGCTTCTCGCCCCGCTGTAACCGCTCGTTCATCGCCCGCTCCGTGCCCTCCAGGCCGCCGGAAGCACCGACGAAGCCGATGACCGGCGCGGCCAGGGTCCCCAGGGGGTAACGCCGGGCGTCCAGGGGACCATGCGCCAGAATCTGCCCATCGGTGCTGCGCAGTTCCCCGCGGGCGGGCAGGGTGGACGGGATGGGCGCGGGACCGGCGGGGACCGTGATCCTGGCGAGGGCCACCGCCAGCAGGGCGCAGGCGAGCAGACACAGGGCGGCGAGGACGGTGGCACGCTGGCCAAAGCGATGGTCGGTGGGCCGAAACAGGGGCTGGGGCACGGGGGAGAGTCTTTCTGAGGAGAGCCGCTGGCGAGGAAAGGCCGCGTGTTCCGTTGGAAACAACCGGGACAGGTAAGCCCCCAGCGAGTGGAACCGCCGCGTGGACCGTCACCGTGCCCCGGGGGGAGCAGCTTCAGGCGGTGCCGTTCAACCGCGTTACCCTCGGGCAGGATAAACCGGGGCAGGAAGGCTGCGCCACGGCTTACCGGAAAGCGTAGGGGCGGCAGGTTAGTTGGGGTGAAAGGCCGTCGGCTCCTTCACCTGAAGGTGCCACGGCAGGTCGGGTGTGACCCACCGTTGTTCTCCCGGGCTCAGGTGCGAACGCGCGACGGTCCTCGTGAAGAGGAGTGGCCGTTCGCCGTCATTTCACCAGTCCGGCGACCATGTTGATGGAAAAGGCGACGATGACTATCCCAGACAGGAAGGCGAACAGCGCATGCTTGGTGATCTCGAAGCGCAGGGCCGCGCCGGTGACCGGCGTGTCCGACACCTGGTAGGTCATGCCCACGGTGAAGGCCAGGTACAGGAAAGCACGGTAGGTCGGGTCACGCTCCTGGTTAAAGTCCACCCCTACCTGGCCGCCCGTGTAATACAGGTGCGCATAGTGCAGGGTGTAGACCGTATGGAGGGTGCTCCAGGAGAGGGCCAACTGCCAGCAGACCGCTGACTGTCAGGACCGCCTCCAGGGACCCGCCCAGCTTGCCAGCCTCGGCGAGGCCGCGTCCCACGCCGACCAGACTCATGCTGCTGGCCGCCAGCGGCAGCAGCCGGGCACTGGCCCGCGCGGGGTCCGCCCGGGTGGCGAATTGCCGGGTCTCAGCGGCGTCCGCGCTCACCACCAGCCACAACGCGGGCACCAGAAAGACCGGCGCGGCGGCATCCCAGCCCAGCAACACCTGGAGGAACCACGGCCAGGTGTCTGGCAGCAGCAGATACACGCCCAGCCCGGCTATGCTCATGACGACCAGTCGGGCGCGGGCATTCGCCGCCGGGCGGGCGAGATGGGCGGTGAAAGAGCTGATGCCCTTCATCTCAAGTCCCTCCTCCGGCAAGCAGCCACTGAACGCTCTTGCCCAGCATCGCGGCATTGAGCCACAGGGCGAGGGCCATCAGCCGCAGGGAACGGCTGTCCGACGGCGCAGGCCAGCCGAACAGCCGCCCGGCGAGCAACACCGTGCCGAGCGCGTAGAAGATCGCGCCGCTCCCGACCCGGCCCCCGAGCGCCAGGAGCGCGCCGATGGCAAGGTCGCTCAGGCAGACCGCGAGGCGCAGCCGCTCGGCCCGGCGTTGCCGGGCGCGCCCCTTCACCCCCACCCTCCGCCACGCCAGACGGGCTTGCTGAACTCCGGCACGCGGTCACTGCCCCAAACGCCGCGGGGTCGCCCTAGCCAGCGTGCTCAACGGCCCCCCGTCAACCTAAGGGCGCGGGCGATGCCCTCGCGCTGATCCCGGAAGGTCCCGGAAAAAATCTGGTCGCCGACCCGGGTGACGGGCAGCGAGGACACGTCGGCACGGGCCAGCAACTCCGCGCGCGCCTGCGGGTCGTGGTTGACGTTCTTCTCGGTAAAGGGAATGGCGTGACGGGTCAGGAAGGCTGCCACGGCCCGACTGGTCGCGCAGGCTCCCGTCGTGTAGACGGTGACCGGGGTCATGACGATCCCTCATCCACCTGCTCGCCCCAACCCCAGTGGAACCGCTGGGGAAGGAGCAGGGTCCGGGGCAGGCAGCGCTTCACCATGCTCGCCTCCACGTCCTTAAGGGTCGGCTTTGCTCGACGAAGGCCATGAACCTGAGGCACAGGTACATTATATGAATAATTGAACAGACGTACAGCAAGGTGGAAGCGTTGGAGGGGCGACCTAGTGGGTCAGTTGGCGTGGGTGTAAGGTTTGAGAATGTCACGTCGCCAGAAGAATCCGTTACGTGCCCTAACGGAGGAAGAGCGCGGCGAGTTAGAGCGGCTCAGTCGCTCACACCAGACTGCTGCGATCATCGTTGGCCGTGCCAAAACGCTGCTGGGGGTGGCAAGGGGTCTGCCCTACACCCAAGCCGCCCAGGTGGCTGGTCGAACATCAGGCGATGGCGTAGCTCATCTGGTGGCGCGCTTTAACCAGCATGGCCTCAAAGCGCTGGAAACACGTCCGGGTGGTCGTCCCCCGTTGGTTTACGGTTCCGCTGAGCGGAACCGTATTCTCGAAACGGCGCGTCGCCAGCCGGATCGAGAACAGGACGGCACGGCCACCTGGTCGCTCTCCACCCTGCAACGCGTGCTGCGCTGTGAGCCCGGCTTCGGGCACCTCAGTACCTACACCATCCTGGGTGTCTTACACGAGGCGGGCCTGACCTGGCAGCGAGACCGGACCTGGTGTGAGACCGGCAGCGCCAAACGACTGCGCCGATCTGGCGTGGTGGTCGTGACCGACCCCGATGCTGAGGCGAAAAAAAGCTGATTGAACGGGCCTACCTCCAAGCGGAACGTGATGGGCTGGCGGTGTGGACGGAAGATGAAGCTGGACCGTACCAAACCATTCCCCCACCCGGGAACGAGCTGGCAACCCCAGGGGCAGCCCGTGAGGGTGCCC
This window encodes:
- a CDS encoding glycoside hydrolase family 140 protein codes for the protein MTVSPDGRRLQRTDGQPFLYWADTGWELFHRLNREDARQYLQTRAAQGFTVIQAVALAEMDGLTVPNAQGDLPLVGKDPTRLATTPGNNPANPAEYDYWDHVDYVVDQAASLGLTVALLPTWGRWVNDQPIFTPESARSYGVFLGQRYGDKPVIWVLGGDRNPETEEQRAVWRAMAEGIEQGVGGRDRALITYHPRGGKTSAEYFHTEPWLDFNLWQTGHCRDQREAEKVLSTFKRTPVKPVINAEPVYEQHTVCNDQKNGYADEVDVRNVAYWSTFAGAAGHAYGHRVIWGFDVYDGDKAWLKALSAPGARQLQLLRKLLESRPAQGRAPDTTLVKGSFTGARPVVAVRGRDYAWVYLPDGGAVTVTLGRVGGVQVRASWLDPRTGRTTVISTFSNSGERSFSAPSRGRGQDWVLRIENP
- a CDS encoding LysM peptidoglycan-binding domain-containing M23 family metallopeptidase, whose product is MRRSLLTALVLTAASLSAATPVTVQSGDTLTRLALRSGTTVAALRRANPGVGVDALRAGTVLRLPEFRSETRAWTVRAGDTLSRIAQRQNLTLQALLNANPALDPRRTLRVGQRLTLPAAPLARTRTAVILRPASVRVSAVRPVQGRLTTPFRATHPGLDLAAPSGTPIRAVLPGTVTESRFDGQGGWGWTVVVDHGGGLTSRYSHNSANLVRVGARVNAGEVIARVGSTGNSSGAHVDYRLSQGGKAVDPSHLQ
- a CDS encoding VanW family protein — encoded protein: MERGVKVRVLMVDYGIDRQPKRSGVALLRLEARRRGIEDRFEARYVTFGMHTKAFTVDDRLVLAGSMNFHFSSWGSLGLNEAMLATSDAGAVAQQRASFEDVWAHHSRAIEQEWWIGGCETWSHDLNSRSWAGTEPAGMLNPAPGGRRQVKLSPWDTASMISSRWGAALLVSIWLGDATAQTSLDIPALPLPSAPPSSSTTAPVPVPAPAPAPSPVPAPAPEPTAAPTPPTRPARTAPLLITVQAQWPALVDGKKTTVPFSRTLTLPGPRVAELRSRRVITASLEADLREFLADLPREPQNARFENLWDGWAVVQRGSLTVDETKTRANVLAALKDPRGVKANVVVTGQTAPKRTLDYFLSRGITAHLGTGETNYYGSSPERVTNIHVGASRFQDRLLEGKTFSFNQMVGPINMRTGFVTGLVIAGDRTANGVGGGICQVSTTVFRTLYSAGLPILERRNHSYQVRYYDPQGLDGTIYQPNLDLTFANDTGGALWFQSEWNDEETRLTVSVFGRARDFTVEVGTPQTLKSTPAPPDRLIRDATLPAGARKQVDWAAPGAVMEVTRRFVREGQTFKQDTLKSTYRPWPNIFLVGTRR
- the ccmE gene encoding cytochrome c maturation protein CcmE gives rise to the protein MSLPAPLPQARRRRRSPLPALLGVVALASLTAFIAFGNLGKSLEYFVTPTEYLQQRAEYEGRPLRIGGLVRAVRYDPQTLDLRFDVTDGGATFPVQYRGAVSDLFKENQGVVVRGEFEGNTFHASELVVKHSEEYHVPKTQGELKDMLRQSE
- a CDS encoding TlpA family protein disulfide reductase, with product MTETSPNPKRTAPLWRRLLPPLLAAALAGVLGAALLNPARNTPDGGPLIDKPAPAFTLESLDGTKVSLAALNGRPVVVNFWASWCTPCREEAPLLRELSERQTGGTGLAVLGILFQETREQNARDFIREFALAYPSLRDPGINTGINYGVSGIPETFFIDREGVIRDKASGGLTRERLNAGLDKIGVEGL
- a CDS encoding cytochrome c-type biogenesis protein, whose product is MLRGILTLALGLLLSVSLALTPKQEARAKYLGSNLRCPICPNGRDADDRITALRARQNDLDPGLKVYAAN
- a CDS encoding peptidoglycan D,D-transpeptidase FtsI family protein; this encodes MPQPLFRPTDHRFGQRATVLAALCLLACALLAVALARITVPAGPAPIPSTLPARGELRSTDGQILAHGPLDARRYPLGTLAAPVIGFVGASGGLEGTERAMNERLQRGEKLTLTLDTRVQAAVEALLTEAVERTDAQYASAVVMETRTGQLRAVASVPGFDPNAWTQVPPDRWRNRAALDEYEPGSVVKALTVAALLDEGRTTPDTPYDTPMWRRYAGATINDLVSHPARLTTRQILRYSSNVGMTRLVEGVPPELLYRYFTAYGLGQPVRLGLPAGDGLLRDPQDWSALGQATMSFGQGLTVTTLQLVAAFNVLANDGRYVSPRLFPGDVAGTRRVLRRETATRIRELLRRVIDDGIRGKAELPGYHVDGKTGTAQVAVDGRYSGEVFSSTFAGFLPAAQPRFTVAVMVRGAKREYQGSQLAAPIFRDVSSALLSLFAYTPDEKR
- a CDS encoding DUF1345 domain-containing protein, translating into MALSWSTLHTVYTLHYAHLYYTGGQVGVDFNQERDPTYRAFLYLAFTVGMTYQVSDTPVTGAALRFEITKHALFAFLSGIVIVAFSINMVAGLVK